One candidate division KSB1 bacterium DNA segment encodes these proteins:
- a CDS encoding 4Fe-4S dicluster domain-containing protein has product MAEGSAQQRSDLVPIYIMGKKYEVPSSLTIQKAMEYAGYQLIRGCGCRGGICGACATVYRKPGSYRIEVGLACQTVVEPDMYLTQIPFFPANKAIYDLEKLRPVGSEVARLYPEIFKCIGCNTCTRSCPMDIEVMQYISEAIRGNIEAVAKLSFDCVMCGLCAARCPAEEVQYNVAILCRRLYGKYIAPRAEHLAQRVRQIEEGRYEADLRELMKAPKDVLKKLYAEREVEPDMSDESWVPQDSRHL; this is encoded by the coding sequence ATGGCTGAGGGCAGTGCCCAGCAGAGAAGTGATCTTGTGCCCATCTACATCATGGGCAAGAAGTACGAGGTCCCTTCCAGCCTGACCATCCAAAAGGCGATGGAGTACGCAGGCTATCAGCTCATCAGAGGGTGTGGCTGTCGCGGGGGTATCTGCGGCGCCTGCGCCACGGTCTATCGCAAACCCGGCAGCTACCGCATCGAGGTGGGGCTCGCCTGCCAGACAGTGGTAGAACCGGACATGTACCTGACGCAGATTCCTTTCTTCCCCGCAAACAAGGCGATCTACGACTTGGAAAAGCTGCGCCCGGTAGGAAGCGAAGTGGCCAGGCTGTATCCGGAGATTTTCAAGTGCATCGGCTGCAACACCTGCACCCGTAGCTGCCCCATGGACATTGAGGTGATGCAGTACATCTCCGAAGCCATTCGCGGCAACATTGAGGCAGTAGCCAAGCTGTCATTTGACTGCGTCATGTGTGGTCTGTGCGCGGCGCGTTGCCCTGCCGAGGAGGTGCAGTACAACGTGGCAATCCTCTGCCGTCGCTTGTACGGCAAGTACATCGCACCCCGTGCCGAGCATCTTGCCCAGCGCGTAAGGCAGATCGAGGAGGGGCGGTACGAGGCCGACTTGCGCGAGTTGATGAAAGCGCCTAAGGATGTGCTCAAGAAGCTGTACGCAGAGCGGGAGGTGGAACCAGATATGAGCGACGAGTCCTGGGTACCTCAGGACTCGCGCCACCTGTAG
- a CDS encoding hydrogenase iron-sulfur subunit translates to MFEPKIICFLCKWCTYAGADLAGTSRMKYKPNGVNIRFLCSSRVDPQHVLWAFKSGADGVLLGGCHPGDCHYQEGNYKTLRRVTLMKKMLQQLGIEDGRLRLEWISAAEGRKFAQTMDEFTEQIRALGPLKLEV, encoded by the coding sequence ATGTTTGAGCCAAAGATCATCTGTTTTTTGTGCAAGTGGTGCACTTATGCCGGGGCTGATCTGGCTGGCACCTCGCGCATGAAGTACAAACCGAATGGGGTCAACATTCGGTTCCTTTGCTCAAGCCGCGTCGACCCCCAGCACGTGTTGTGGGCATTCAAGAGCGGTGCAGATGGGGTCTTGTTGGGCGGATGCCACCCCGGCGACTGCCACTATCAGGAAGGCAACTACAAGACGCTGCGGCGCGTCACTTTGATGAAGAAGATGCTGCAACAGCTTGGCATCGAGGATGGACGCTTGCGTCTGGAGTGGATATCGGCGGCCGAAGGACGCAAGTTCGCTCAAACCATGGACGAGTTCACCGAGCAGATCCGGGCCCTGGGGCCGCTCAAGTTAGAGGTGTGA